In Paenibacillus ihbetae, the following are encoded in one genomic region:
- a CDS encoding DoxX-like family protein, with protein sequence MKRKPIYVEIDIESDPDTLWKHTQQPELHQQWDLRFSSIHYLPKGDSELQRFLYKTRIGFGLTITGIGVTHAVSRRDDGERMSVLRFGSDQNISLIREGSGYWRYRDGGSGVITFSTQYDYKTRFGLIGAWFDRLVFRPLFGTATAWSFDVLRLWLERSIPPAVSIRQTWIHACSVLTLAMLWIYEGLVPKLLFPEGGELEMLQHLGWWSGQERAVLGMLGGFEILVGLISLTFHKSRWWYRLQSVLLAALMLGALIPDPALLKAPFNPLLLSGTMLVLCLLASWSSTDLPSASRCLREPVARRTSKARQKEERA encoded by the coding sequence ATGAAGAGGAAGCCGATCTATGTAGAAATTGATATCGAGTCAGATCCGGATACGCTGTGGAAGCATACGCAGCAACCGGAGCTGCATCAGCAGTGGGACCTGCGGTTCTCAAGCATCCATTACTTGCCCAAAGGTGATTCCGAGCTTCAGCGGTTTCTATATAAGACCCGAATCGGATTCGGTCTTACGATCACCGGAATAGGGGTAACCCATGCGGTTTCGCGGCGGGACGACGGGGAACGGATGTCGGTGCTGCGTTTTGGCTCGGATCAGAACATATCTTTGATCCGCGAAGGCAGCGGTTACTGGCGGTACCGGGATGGAGGGAGTGGCGTCATAACCTTCTCGACCCAATATGATTACAAAACACGATTCGGGTTAATCGGCGCCTGGTTTGACCGGCTGGTGTTTCGTCCGCTGTTCGGGACGGCTACGGCCTGGAGCTTTGACGTGCTGCGGCTGTGGCTGGAGAGAAGCATTCCGCCTGCCGTTTCGATCCGGCAAACGTGGATTCATGCATGCAGCGTATTGACGCTGGCCATGCTGTGGATCTACGAGGGATTGGTGCCGAAGCTGCTGTTCCCGGAGGGCGGGGAGCTGGAGATGCTGCAGCATCTCGGCTGGTGGAGCGGTCAGGAACGTGCTGTCCTTGGTATGCTGGGCGGTTTTGAAATATTGGTGGGCTTGATCAGTCTTACCTTTCATAAGAGCCGGTGGTGGTACAGGCTCCAGTCCGTCCTGCTGGCTGCATTGATGCTGGGAGCGCTCATCCCCGATCCTGCCTTGCTTAAAGCGCCGTTCAATCCGCTGCTTCTAAGCGGTACGATGCTGGTTCTATGTCTGCTTGCCTCCTGGTCTTCGACGGATCTGCCGAGTGCATCCCGATGCTTGCGGGAGCCGGTCGCTCGAAGGACAAGTAAAGCCCGGCAGAAGGAGGAGAGGGCATGA
- a CDS encoding DUF4166 domain-containing protein yields the protein MTSIYEQALGPEFRKLHPKIQERFGFGSKDKVASIGEGTMDEIWYARWAKLPLQIGTVRHIMFPERGLHIPFRIENYAYLDRYGRETVTWCRSFHFPSGIRRFDATMIYSHERNGIVDYLGNKQHLAVDLEVSAGGNGGINIRSGEQRFYEGWLGFRFPAGLTGTADVCEWYDDRHQTYRIRVDVLNPLFGPVFRYRGSFQARFLSTRDSGIPSHVKPLREEARV from the coding sequence ATGACATCCATTTATGAGCAGGCGCTGGGCCCGGAATTTCGGAAGCTTCATCCCAAAATCCAGGAGAGGTTCGGGTTCGGCAGCAAGGACAAGGTCGCTTCGATCGGCGAAGGGACCATGGATGAAATTTGGTATGCGCGCTGGGCAAAGCTCCCGCTCCAGATCGGGACGGTGCGTCACATTATGTTCCCGGAACGTGGACTCCATATCCCTTTCCGGATTGAGAACTACGCCTATTTGGATCGTTACGGACGAGAGACGGTGACCTGGTGCAGAAGCTTTCATTTTCCGTCCGGCATTCGAAGATTTGACGCGACGATGATTTACAGCCATGAGCGGAACGGCATCGTGGATTATCTGGGGAACAAGCAGCATTTAGCGGTAGACCTTGAGGTGTCGGCGGGCGGCAACGGCGGAATAAACATTCGCTCCGGGGAGCAGCGGTTTTACGAGGGGTGGCTTGGGTTTCGCTTTCCGGCGGGACTCACGGGAACGGCCGATGTGTGCGAATGGTATGATGACCGGCATCAAACCTACCGGATTCGGGTGGATGTGCTCAACCCGCTGTTCGGGCCTGTCTTCCGCTATCGCGGAAGCTTCCAGGCCCGATTCCTATCGACGCGGGACAGCGGTATTCCTTCGCATGTCAAGCCGCTGCGCGAAGAAGCTAGAGTGTAG
- a CDS encoding MFS transporter has translation MGIIQRSANELRTWPRNIKLFFLSNVLYQFGTGMFSVLYNLYIQSLGYNDSMNGTVVSVQSLATALLFIPIGLIGDRTSRKRILVLGALLSGAGLIARSLFESEFSLMALAVYTGLFASFFQVLAIPFLAENTPKQARMRIFSIHASLVLASQVLGSMGGGFLADALQALGMNKVGSLKFALLIGGIATFAAFVPLLFTTDKRESLEPQEPQPVHPDQETVPKQQPSFTKDKPSLQPAAAGAGKKAQRDDYKVIGQFALAQLLIGLGSGLVVPYLNLYFTNRFSVSLSAVGILISLGQVMTIVSMLIGPTLVNRVGAVRAVVYFQVMSLPFLVLTGFTNILIVASIGFLFRQALMNAANPIQSSILIDRVPDDKRGIANSVTQTAFMMGWATMGPVQSALVTTYGSYWGYAITFCITGTLYVFSSLLYYRMFREPKSKKAAEAATL, from the coding sequence ATGGGAATTATACAACGGTCAGCAAATGAGCTGCGAACCTGGCCGCGTAATATTAAGCTCTTTTTCCTTTCCAATGTCCTGTACCAGTTCGGTACAGGCATGTTCAGCGTGCTCTACAATCTGTACATACAAAGCCTCGGCTATAATGATTCCATGAACGGTACCGTCGTAAGCGTTCAATCCCTGGCTACCGCACTGTTGTTTATCCCGATCGGGCTGATCGGAGACCGCACCAGCCGCAAACGGATCCTGGTGCTCGGCGCGCTGCTCAGCGGAGCAGGATTGATCGCCCGTTCCCTGTTTGAAAGCGAATTCAGCTTAATGGCTCTGGCGGTTTACACCGGATTGTTCGCTTCATTCTTCCAGGTGCTCGCCATTCCTTTTCTGGCGGAAAACACGCCCAAGCAGGCGCGCATGCGCATCTTCAGCATTCATGCCTCCCTCGTGCTTGCTTCCCAGGTGCTTGGCAGCATGGGAGGGGGATTTCTGGCCGATGCCCTGCAGGCGCTCGGCATGAACAAAGTCGGCAGCTTGAAGTTCGCACTGCTCATCGGGGGCATCGCCACCTTCGCTGCCTTCGTTCCGCTGCTCTTTACAACCGACAAGCGGGAATCTCTCGAACCGCAGGAACCGCAGCCTGTCCATCCCGACCAGGAAACGGTACCGAAGCAGCAGCCGTCCTTCACGAAAGACAAGCCTTCGCTGCAGCCTGCAGCAGCTGGTGCCGGCAAGAAAGCACAACGCGATGACTATAAAGTCATCGGCCAATTCGCCTTGGCACAGCTGTTGATCGGGCTGGGCTCGGGCCTCGTCGTGCCGTATCTGAATCTGTATTTTACGAACCGGTTCTCGGTATCGCTCTCGGCGGTCGGCATTCTGATCTCCCTTGGACAAGTGATGACGATTGTATCCATGCTGATCGGGCCTACGCTGGTTAACCGGGTCGGCGCCGTTCGGGCCGTCGTGTATTTCCAGGTCATGTCCCTGCCTTTCCTGGTGCTGACCGGCTTTACCAACATCCTGATCGTGGCGTCCATCGGATTCCTGTTCCGTCAGGCACTGATGAACGCGGCCAACCCGATCCAATCCTCCATTCTGATCGACCGGGTGCCGGACGACAAACGTGGAATCGCAAACTCCGTGACCCAGACGGCATTCATGATGGGCTGGGCAACGATGGGCCCGGTGCAGTCCGCTTTGGTTACCACCTACGGCAGCTATTGGGGATATGCGATCACCTTCTGCATTACGGGCACGCTTTACGTTTTCTCGTCGTTATTGTACTACCGCATGTTCCGGGAGCCTAAGAGCAAGAAGGCGGCCGAGGCCGCTACACTCTAG
- a CDS encoding DUF2087 domain-containing protein, which yields MDHTERFWNASIDELKRGYVEEKAGFLCLLCGKAIEKGIIYPDHDKLYEAERYMTVHIQREHGSVFQYLSGLDKKLTGLTEHQNRLLQLFYQGKSDKEVQQEMGIGSASTIRNHRFALKEKERQSKVLLTMMELLKEKDNHAPAIVEIPKQARMVDDRYNVTEEERQAILAKVFPSGTQGPLKTFKLREKQKYVVLREIATRFEPGRVYTENEVNDLIGRDNPDYVTIRRYLVEYGFIDRKDDGSEYWLMT from the coding sequence TTGGATCATACGGAACGATTTTGGAATGCTTCGATCGATGAATTGAAACGGGGCTATGTTGAGGAAAAGGCAGGCTTCTTGTGCCTGCTATGCGGCAAAGCAATCGAGAAGGGGATCATATACCCCGACCATGACAAGCTATATGAGGCTGAACGGTATATGACGGTTCATATTCAGCGTGAGCACGGCTCGGTATTTCAATATTTGTCGGGCCTGGATAAGAAATTGACCGGGCTGACAGAGCATCAAAACCGGCTGCTGCAGCTGTTCTATCAAGGGAAGAGCGATAAAGAAGTGCAGCAGGAGATGGGGATCGGCAGCGCGTCCACGATCCGCAACCACCGATTCGCGTTGAAGGAGAAGGAACGCCAGTCGAAGGTGCTGCTGACCATGATGGAGCTCCTTAAAGAAAAGGATAATCATGCGCCGGCCATTGTGGAAATTCCGAAGCAAGCCCGAATGGTCGATGACCGCTATAACGTAACGGAGGAGGAACGGCAGGCGATTCTGGCAAAGGTGTTTCCCAGCGGGACTCAAGGCCCGCTGAAGACTTTCAAGCTTAGGGAGAAGCAGAAGTATGTCGTGCTCCGGGAAATCGCGACGCGCTTTGAGCCCGGCAGGGTATACACCGAGAACGAGGTTAATGATTTGATCGGGCGCGATAATCCCGATTATGTTACGATCCGCCGTTATCTGGTGGAATACGGCTTTATCGACCGCAAGGATGACGGCAGTGAATATTGGCTGATGACTTAA
- a CDS encoding GIY-YIG nuclease family protein — MNRRAELTQMYKEIKIIAGVYQIRNKVNGKVFVAGTPNLKTINGKRFELQMGTSYNKTLQQEWNEFGEDAFEFEILEQIEPKPGVFFDMKDAVNKREEHWIRKLEPFGDKGYNPPPKNNG, encoded by the coding sequence GTGAACCGTAGAGCGGAATTGACGCAGATGTACAAGGAAATCAAGATCATCGCCGGAGTCTATCAAATCCGGAACAAGGTGAACGGGAAAGTGTTTGTCGCGGGTACGCCGAACTTGAAAACGATAAACGGCAAGCGCTTTGAACTGCAGATGGGAACCAGCTATAATAAAACGCTGCAGCAGGAGTGGAACGAATTCGGCGAGGATGCGTTTGAATTTGAAATTTTGGAGCAGATTGAGCCTAAGCCGGGTGTCTTTTTCGATATGAAGGACGCGGTGAATAAGCGGGAGGAGCATTGGATACGGAAGCTTGAGCCGTTTGGTGATAAAGGATATAACCCGCCGCCAAAAAATAACGGATAG
- a CDS encoding DegV family protein, producing MRSIAWVTDSTSTIDPAFARDHHIYIVPLRLILGQETYREGIDVTAEAFYEKMKDEPKVSSSQPPIGEFIELYESLKGRYDDVIAIHCSSELSGTLHSSMQAAEIAEVPVVGIDSRAGAFPLREMIRSGIEWHKQGDTVQMIKEKIQGMVHNMSFYLIPASLHRLHSSGRVSGTQLLLSNLLRIHLLLRFEEGKVIVEEKIRTFKKARQRMLETLKHEIQMIKKVCIMHANNEAEAEELRKEISGAHPSVKTEVMTFIPVVGVHAGEGTIAMSWIRHYPA from the coding sequence ATGAGATCCATAGCATGGGTTACCGACAGCACAAGCACGATCGATCCTGCGTTCGCCCGGGACCATCATATCTATATTGTGCCCTTGCGATTGATTCTTGGACAAGAAACGTATCGGGAAGGCATTGATGTGACGGCTGAAGCCTTTTACGAGAAAATGAAGGATGAACCCAAAGTCAGCAGCTCCCAGCCTCCGATCGGGGAATTCATCGAGCTGTACGAATCCCTGAAGGGACGATATGATGACGTCATTGCAATCCACTGCTCCTCCGAGCTGAGCGGGACACTGCATTCGTCGATGCAGGCTGCCGAGATCGCTGAGGTACCCGTGGTAGGAATAGATTCGAGAGCCGGGGCTTTCCCGCTCCGTGAAATGATACGATCCGGCATTGAGTGGCATAAGCAGGGCGATACCGTGCAGATGATCAAGGAGAAGATCCAGGGCATGGTCCATAATATGTCCTTCTACCTGATTCCAGCCAGTCTGCACCGGCTGCACAGCAGCGGCAGAGTATCGGGGACGCAGCTGCTTCTGAGCAATCTGCTCCGGATTCATCTTTTGCTTCGATTCGAAGAGGGCAAAGTGATCGTCGAGGAGAAGATTCGCACGTTCAAGAAGGCCAGACAGCGAATGCTGGAGACATTGAAGCATGAGATCCAAATGATTAAAAAGGTGTGCATTATGCATGCAAATAACGAGGCGGAAGCAGAAGAGCTGCGGAAGGAAATCAGCGGCGCGCATCCGAGCGTGAAGACCGAAGTCATGACGTTCATTCCGGTCGTCGGCGTTCATGCCGGCGAAGGAACGATCGCGATGTCCTGGATTCGGCATTATCCAGCGTAA
- the nagZ gene encoding beta-N-acetylhexosaminidase — protein MKQLLKHKQAGIWAILLVMLLMLTACQGGAGTNMPGSGSADSPSGNGQQSQQQEGDAKPPAEHQEQGGAASNTDGSDHEETGDPSKESGEADPALAAAAAQLSEMTDKEKIGQLVMVGIEGTRMDDVARKMLDAYHVGGFIFFKDNIESTSQAVSLLNELKKANASNPVPLWLSIDEEGGRVTRFPEDYVKLPSSGKVGSGNDPDVTRQVGELIGQKVNSIGINMVYAPVLDVNSNPDNPVIGDRSFGETAEEVSRQGIASMKGIQEAGVVPVVKHFPGHGDTSVDSHLGLPVVTHDIKRLQELEIAPFRKAIEEGADVVMVGHLLMTAIDENTPSSYSKAVITDLLRQELGFDGVVITDDMTMGAITKNIDAGEAAVQSILAGTNIVMIGHDYALEEAVIQAITEAVNSGVISGEVLDERVLATLALKQRYHLKDEPADIPDIERLNEDTRAVLKEIK, from the coding sequence ATGAAGCAGTTATTGAAACATAAGCAAGCAGGGATATGGGCGATCCTTCTGGTCATGCTCTTGATGCTGACGGCTTGTCAAGGCGGAGCAGGAACCAATATGCCGGGAAGCGGATCGGCGGATTCGCCATCCGGGAATGGACAGCAGTCGCAGCAGCAGGAAGGCGATGCCAAGCCGCCTGCTGAACATCAGGAGCAGGGCGGAGCCGCAAGTAACACGGATGGTTCGGATCATGAAGAGACAGGGGATCCGTCCAAGGAAAGCGGGGAAGCAGATCCAGCATTGGCTGCCGCAGCGGCACAGCTCTCCGAAATGACAGACAAAGAGAAGATTGGCCAGCTTGTCATGGTCGGGATCGAGGGGACGCGCATGGACGACGTTGCCCGAAAGATGCTGGATGCCTACCACGTCGGCGGGTTTATTTTCTTTAAGGATAATATCGAAAGCACCAGCCAGGCCGTATCGCTGCTTAACGAGCTGAAAAAGGCGAATGCGTCTAATCCGGTGCCTCTATGGCTGAGCATTGATGAGGAAGGAGGGCGGGTCACCCGCTTTCCGGAGGATTATGTCAAGCTGCCGTCAAGCGGAAAGGTGGGAAGCGGTAATGACCCCGACGTTACCCGGCAGGTCGGCGAGCTTATCGGGCAGAAAGTGAACTCGATCGGTATAAACATGGTCTACGCGCCTGTGCTCGATGTGAACAGCAATCCGGACAACCCGGTGATCGGAGACCGATCCTTCGGTGAGACGGCAGAAGAGGTGAGCAGGCAGGGCATTGCTTCCATGAAAGGGATTCAGGAAGCGGGCGTCGTGCCGGTCGTAAAGCACTTCCCGGGCCATGGCGATACCTCTGTCGATTCCCATCTTGGGCTCCCCGTCGTAACGCATGATATCAAGCGGCTGCAGGAGCTGGAGATTGCTCCGTTCCGCAAAGCGATCGAGGAAGGCGCTGACGTCGTGATGGTCGGGCACCTGCTCATGACGGCAATTGATGAGAACACGCCGTCCTCCTATTCCAAGGCGGTCATCACGGATCTGTTAAGACAGGAGCTGGGTTTTGATGGTGTCGTCATCACGGACGACATGACGATGGGCGCCATTACGAAGAATATCGATGCTGGCGAGGCTGCGGTTCAATCGATCCTGGCCGGAACCAATATCGTTATGATCGGGCACGATTATGCCCTGGAGGAGGCTGTTATTCAAGCCATCACGGAGGCCGTGAATTCAGGGGTGATTTCCGGGGAGGTGCTGGATGAACGCGTGCTGGCAACCCTGGCGCTAAAGCAGCGATACCATTTGAAGGACGAGCCGGCGGACATACCGGACATCGAACGCTTAAACGAGGATACAAGGGCAGTGCTGAAGGAGATCAAGTAG
- a CDS encoding UDP-N-acetylmuramate dehydrogenase, with amino-acid sequence MTLHTSAMDRLCKRHVALSDFSTYGVGGLANYLAMPETSADLAELLQDCKRLGMPWYIFGMGSNILFPDEPNPDMVYISLKRLVELTVKNDKWFVASGTPMSLLSLMGLIGGGDSLDFTFLLPGCVGAGIYMNAKYNASQVCDILDTVYYIDTMDPALSVRSIPASDCQFAYKQSIFQHHPWIIIGADLNTPVSSEEQISSTALLLQEWKIRGSHPSSLPSFFSFFLGEVHALAGRGIPTPQSMLDIIKYRTSKKHFDYPSCGSVFKNNYDYGVAIGSLVDQLNLKGTEYGGAIISPHHGNMILNQNHAKATDILYLMNVITEAIHQQFGFIPEPEIVLV; translated from the coding sequence ATGACTTTACATACATCTGCAATGGATCGATTGTGCAAGCGCCATGTTGCGTTATCCGATTTTTCAACTTACGGAGTCGGCGGCTTGGCTAACTATTTGGCTATGCCGGAGACTTCTGCCGATCTTGCGGAGCTGCTGCAGGATTGCAAGCGGCTCGGCATGCCTTGGTATATATTCGGCATGGGCTCCAATATCCTGTTTCCGGACGAACCGAACCCGGACATGGTGTATATTTCCTTGAAGCGGCTTGTCGAGCTTACGGTCAAGAATGACAAATGGTTTGTGGCGTCGGGAACGCCGATGTCGCTCTTGTCGCTTATGGGCTTGATCGGCGGGGGAGATTCGCTGGACTTTACGTTCCTGCTGCCGGGCTGTGTCGGGGCAGGCATCTATATGAACGCTAAATATAATGCCAGTCAAGTATGCGATATTCTTGATACCGTCTATTATATCGATACGATGGATCCGGCGCTCAGCGTCCGGTCTATCCCGGCTTCAGACTGCCAGTTCGCTTACAAACAGTCGATATTCCAGCACCACCCATGGATAATTATCGGGGCAGATCTGAACACGCCGGTCAGCTCCGAGGAGCAGATCAGCTCTACCGCGCTGCTCTTGCAGGAATGGAAGATAAGAGGAAGCCATCCATCCTCCTTGCCGTCGTTCTTCTCCTTCTTCCTTGGCGAGGTTCATGCGCTAGCGGGAAGAGGCATACCGACCCCGCAGTCGATGCTCGACATTATCAAGTACCGGACAAGTAAAAAGCATTTCGATTACCCTTCCTGCGGCTCCGTATTTAAAAATAACTATGATTATGGAGTTGCCATCGGCTCCTTGGTGGATCAGCTGAATTTAAAGGGGACGGAATACGGCGGAGCAATCATTTCCCCGCATCATGGCAATATGATCCTGAATCAGAATCATGCCAAAGCGACGGATATATTATATCTGATGAACGTCATTACAGAGGCGATTCATCAACAGTTCGGTTTTATTCCGGAGCCTGAGATTGTCTTGGTATAG
- a CDS encoding manganese-dependent inorganic pyrophosphatase, with the protein MAKTLIFGHKNPDTDTICSAIAYADLKNQLGLDAEPVRLGEVNGETAYALKYFNVEAPRLVETVANEAQDVILVDHNERQQSASDIDQVRVVEVIDHHRIANFETSQPLYYRAEPVGCTATILNKIYKEKGVAVRKEIAGLMLSAIISDSLLFKSPTCTEEDVAAARELAEIAGVDAESYGLEMLKAGADLSDKTIEQLISLDAKEFNMGAAKVEIAQVNAVDTNDVLSRQAELEEAIQGIIAEKNLDLFVFVVTDILNNDSIALALGKDAKAVERAYNVTLSDNKALLKGVVSRKSQIVPVLTEAFTQ; encoded by the coding sequence ATGGCTAAAACATTAATCTTTGGACACAAAAATCCGGATACGGATACGATTTGCTCGGCAATCGCTTATGCCGATTTGAAGAACCAGCTCGGACTCGACGCAGAACCGGTACGTCTCGGTGAAGTGAACGGTGAAACCGCTTATGCGTTGAAATATTTCAACGTCGAAGCACCGCGTCTTGTAGAGACTGTTGCCAATGAAGCGCAGGACGTTATTCTTGTCGACCATAATGAACGCCAGCAAAGCGCCAGCGACATCGACCAGGTTCGGGTGGTTGAAGTTATCGACCATCATCGGATTGCGAATTTTGAGACAAGCCAGCCGTTGTACTACCGTGCTGAGCCTGTCGGCTGCACCGCTACGATCCTGAACAAGATCTACAAGGAGAAGGGTGTTGCTGTTCGTAAGGAAATCGCAGGTCTGATGCTGTCCGCCATTATCTCCGATTCGCTGCTGTTCAAATCTCCAACCTGCACGGAAGAAGACGTTGCGGCTGCCCGGGAGCTCGCAGAGATTGCAGGCGTCGATGCGGAAAGCTACGGACTCGAAATGCTGAAGGCCGGTGCTGATCTGAGCGACAAAACGATCGAACAGCTTATTTCCCTTGACGCGAAGGAATTTAACATGGGGGCTGCGAAGGTTGAAATCGCCCAGGTGAATGCGGTTGACACGAACGACGTTCTGTCCCGTCAAGCGGAGCTGGAAGAAGCGATTCAAGGCATTATCGCGGAGAAAAACCTGGATCTGTTCGTATTCGTTGTCACAGACATTCTGAATAACGATTCGATCGCCCTTGCGCTTGGCAAAGATGCCAAGGCGGTGGAAAGAGCCTACAATGTGACGCTTTCGGACAATAAAGCACTGCTGAAAGGCGTGGTATCCCGCAAATCGCAAATCGTTCCTGTGCTTACCGAAGCATTTACTCAATAA
- a CDS encoding amino acid ABC transporter substrate-binding protein — protein MKKLASLLAGLVILMTVIGCSSSGGSSNELVIGIDDKFAPMGFRDENNEIVGFDIDYARAAAEKMGMEVKFQPIDWKAKESELSSGRIDLIWNGYTITDERKEKVLFTKPYLENSQVVVVLEGSDISTISDLAGKNIGLQSLSSAADALSANAIHSQVKNISEFPDNVLALSDLKNGRVDAVVIDEVVMKYYMSKEEGTFKILDESLAPEQYGIGVKKGNEELLNKLQKALDELNADGTAASISEKWFGEDKVLK, from the coding sequence ATGAAAAAATTGGCGTCATTATTGGCAGGATTGGTTATCCTAATGACCGTGATCGGCTGTTCAAGCTCCGGCGGCAGCTCGAATGAGCTGGTGATTGGCATCGATGACAAATTTGCTCCGATGGGCTTCCGGGACGAGAACAACGAAATCGTCGGCTTCGATATTGATTATGCGCGTGCCGCTGCAGAGAAGATGGGGATGGAGGTAAAGTTCCAGCCGATCGACTGGAAAGCGAAGGAATCGGAGCTTAGCAGCGGACGGATCGACCTGATCTGGAATGGTTACACGATTACGGATGAGCGCAAGGAGAAGGTGCTGTTTACGAAGCCATACCTTGAGAACAGCCAGGTAGTCGTTGTGCTTGAGGGCTCGGATATCAGTACCATCAGTGACCTGGCCGGCAAGAATATTGGCCTGCAGTCGCTTTCTTCCGCAGCCGATGCGCTCAGTGCGAATGCTATCCATAGCCAGGTAAAGAACATTTCCGAATTCCCGGACAATGTGCTTGCCTTAAGCGATTTGAAGAATGGCCGGGTAGATGCCGTCGTGATTGACGAAGTTGTCATGAAATATTATATGTCCAAAGAAGAGGGGACCTTCAAGATTTTGGACGAATCTTTGGCGCCCGAACAATATGGCATCGGTGTGAAAAAGGGCAATGAAGAGCTGCTGAACAAGCTGCAGAAGGCTTTGGATGAGCTGAATGCGGATGGAACCGCAGCGTCCATATCGGAAAAATGGTTTGGCGAAGACAAGGTACTGAAGTAA
- a CDS encoding amino acid ABC transporter permease, with amino-acid sequence MNLDYIIQIGKPMLEGAQTTILLFFIAIIASIPLGFALTLMARSSVKPLAWFAGVYIYVMRGTPLLLQMLFICFGLPVLPVIGEYLVFDRFVAACLAFVLNYAAYFAEIFRGGLLSIDKGQYEAAQVLGLSRWQTMVRVILPQMFRVALPAVSNESITLIKDTALLYAVAVPELLHFAHTAVNRDFTIMPFVIAGIIYLLMTLVLTLLFKYLERRFKFQ; translated from the coding sequence ATGAATTTGGATTATATCATTCAGATCGGCAAGCCGATGCTGGAGGGCGCACAGACAACGATTCTGCTGTTCTTCATCGCCATCATTGCATCGATCCCGCTCGGCTTTGCCTTAACGTTAATGGCAAGAAGTTCGGTGAAGCCGCTCGCCTGGTTTGCGGGAGTTTATATTTACGTCATGCGGGGCACGCCGCTGCTGCTGCAGATGCTGTTCATCTGCTTCGGTCTGCCTGTGCTGCCGGTCATCGGGGAGTATCTCGTTTTTGATCGTTTTGTTGCGGCATGCTTGGCCTTCGTGCTGAATTATGCCGCCTATTTTGCCGAAATCTTCAGAGGCGGCCTGCTGTCCATCGATAAGGGGCAGTATGAGGCCGCTCAGGTGCTCGGCCTTAGCAGATGGCAGACGATGGTCAGAGTCATCCTGCCGCAAATGTTCCGCGTGGCCCTGCCGGCCGTATCCAACGAATCCATTACGCTGATTAAAGACACCGCGCTGCTGTATGCGGTGGCGGTACCGGAGCTGCTTCATTTCGCGCATACAGCCGTCAACCGCGATTTTACGATCATGCCGTTTGTGATTGCAGGCATCATTTATTTGCTGATGACGCTCGTACTTACGCTGCTGTTCAAATACCTCGAACGACGATTTAAATTTCAATAG
- a CDS encoding amino acid ABC transporter ATP-binding protein, with product MAIIEVSHMKKSFGPLDVLKDVSFDIQRNEVVAVIGPSGSGKSTMLRSLVHLEEINGGSIKVQDQYLVKDGAYSAPKQIKTITSRMGMVFQHFNLFPHLTVQENLALAPKYVKKESKDEVNRRGTALLQKVGLADKAGVYPANLSGGQKQRVAIARALMMNPDILLFDEPTSALDPELTGEVLEVIKQLARENMTMIIVTHEMGFARDVADRILFMDHGQVIESGTPEQIFYHPKTDRTREFLNRAMR from the coding sequence ATGGCGATTATTGAAGTATCCCACATGAAGAAATCATTCGGACCGCTGGACGTGCTGAAAGACGTCAGCTTCGATATCCAACGGAACGAAGTCGTGGCCGTAATCGGCCCCTCCGGCTCGGGCAAGAGTACAATGCTTCGGAGCCTTGTCCATCTGGAAGAAATCAACGGCGGATCGATCAAGGTCCAGGACCAATACTTGGTGAAGGACGGCGCATATTCCGCTCCAAAACAAATCAAGACGATCACATCCCGCATGGGGATGGTGTTCCAGCACTTTAATTTGTTTCCGCATCTCACCGTTCAGGAGAATTTGGCGCTCGCCCCGAAATACGTCAAGAAGGAATCGAAGGATGAAGTAAATAGAAGGGGCACAGCGCTCCTTCAGAAGGTCGGCCTCGCGGATAAAGCTGGAGTCTACCCGGCGAACCTGTCCGGGGGGCAGAAGCAGCGTGTCGCCATTGCGAGGGCGCTTATGATGAATCCTGACATCCTGCTGTTCGACGAGCCGACGTCGGCGCTCGATCCCGAACTGACGGGCGAAGTGCTTGAAGTAATCAAGCAGCTCGCCAGAGAGAATATGACGATGATCATCGTCACCCATGAAATGGGGTTTGCACGGGATGTAGCGGACCGTATTCTATTTATGGATCATGGACAAGTGATCGAATCCGGAACGCCGGAGCAAATATTTTACCATCCAAAAACCGATCGGACCCGGGAGTTTCTTAACCGGGCGATGCGTTAA